The proteins below are encoded in one region of Danio rerio strain Tuebingen ecotype United States chromosome 12, GRCz12tu, whole genome shotgun sequence:
- the itgb3b gene encoding integrin beta-3b precursor (The RefSeq protein has 3 substitutions compared to this genomic sequence) has protein sequence MEETSAKLFSLWVYCVIIFLADVGLGSNVCTSRGASTCQQCLAVHPTCAWCFQEDFGQDVPGSSRCDLKRNLVEAGCNKGALEYPTSKMHVKENEDLSDKASGSTTDVTQIQPQSIHISLRPDDSQVFKLKVRQVEDYPVDLYYLMDLSYSMNDDLSQLRRLGRGLAEEMSKTTSNLRMGFGAFVDKPVSPYMYISPEEAVLNPCYSIPYKCQPQFGYRHVLSLTEEVNRFTEEVKKQKVSRNRDAPEGGFDAIIQAAVCKDKIGWRPGASHLLVFTTDAKTHVALDGRMAGIVRPNDGQCYVGRDNIYNMSTTMDYPSLALITEKMSENNINLIFAVTSHVESLYKNYSELIPGTAVGTLSEDSHNVIQLIQDAYAKLRSKVELELLNVPEELSLTFNATCLNGEVIPGLRSCSGLKRGDTVSFSVEARARGCPKEKRKTFTIKPVGFKDTLQITVNFECECKCQAKAEPESPVCHHGNGTYECGICLCHPGRLGPRCECAEGDYSPTEQDACSGPDKVICSGRGDCVCGQCVCHNNDFGKVWGKRCECDDFSCLRYKGELCSGHGTCYCGFCQCDPDWKGENCNCSTRTDTCMSSLGLLCSGRGQCVCGSCECTQPGAYGSTCDKCPTCPDACTLKKECVECKHFKRGKLFDDDSCTRICRDEIRLVDDLVFHDKNAVNCTYKDEDDCVQRFQYYEDNSGKSILSLVKEPDCPKGPDILVVLLSVAGAILFLGLAALLIWKLLITIHDRREFAKFEEERARAKWETGHNPLYKGATSTFTNITYRGKD, from the exons ATGGAGGAAACTTCAGCCAAACTCTTCAGCTTATGGATTTACTGTGTAATTATTTTCCTATCTGATGTTGGACTAG GTTCTAACGTCTGTACTTCTCGAGGAGCCAGTACATGTCAGCAGTGCCTGGCTGTGCATCCAACCTGTGCCTGGTGCTTTCAAGAG GATTTTGGACAAGATGTTCCTGGCTCTTCCCGATGTGACCTGAAAAGGAACCTTGTAGAAGCAGGATGCAACAAGGGAGCTCTGGAGTATCCAACCAGCAAAATGCACGTAAAAGAGAATGAAGATCTCAGTGACAAGGCCTCAGGATCCACCACTGACGTCACCCAGATCCAACCTCAAAGCATACACATCTCTCTGAGACCCG ATGATTCGCAGGTTTTCAAGCTGAAAGTCCGACAGGTAGAGGACTACCCTGTGGATTTGTACTATCTGATGGACCTGTCCTACTCCATGAATGACGACTTGTCTCAGTTGAGACGGCTGGGGCGAGGCCTGGCTGAAGAGATGAGCAAAACCACTAGTAATCTGCGCATGGGCTTTGGGGCTTTTGTGGATAAACCTGTGTCCCCGTACATGTACATCTCCCCTGAGGAAGCCGTGTTAAATCCCTGCTACTC AATCCCGTACAAATGCCAGCCTCAGTTTGGCTACAGACACGTTCTGTCTCTGACGGAGGAGGTGAACCGCTTTACAGAAGAAGTGAAGAAACAGAAGGTGTCCCGAAACAGGGACGCGCCAGAGGGAGGCTTTGACGCCATCATACAAGCAGCCGTGTGCAAG GACAAAATTGGTTGGAGGCCAGGTGCATCCCACTTGCTGGTTTTCACTACAGATGCCAAAACACATGTGGCACTGGATGGGCGTATGGCAGGAATTGTGCGACCCAATGATGGCCAATGCTATGTGGGCAGGGACAACATCTACAATATGTCCACAACTATG GACTACCCATCCCTGGCACTAATCACAGAGAAAATGTCTGAGAACAATATAAATCTGATCTTTGCTGTAACTAGCCATGTGGAATCACTCTATAAG AACTACAGTGAGTTGATCCCTGGCACTGCAGTGGGTACGCTGTCCGAGGACTCTCATAACGTCATCCAGCTGATCCAGGATGCGTATGCT AAACTGCGCTCTAAGGTAGAGCTGGAGCTCTTGAACGTCCCGGAAGAGCTCAGTCTAACATTTAATGCCACATGTCTCAACGGAGAGGTCATTCCTGGGCTGAGATCCTGCTCAGGCCTCAAAAGAGGAGATACC GTGTCCTTCAGTGTTGAAGCCCGAGCCAGAGGCTGTCCGAAGGAGAAGCGCAAAACCTTCACTATAAAACCAGTGGGCTTCAAAGACACCTTGCAGATCACAGTCAACTTTGAATGTGAGTGTAAATGCCAAGCAAAGGCTGAGCTTGAGAGTCCCGTCTGCCACCACGGCAATGGCACCTATGAGTGTGGCATCTGCCTGTGTCACCCGGGGCGGCTGGGTCCCCGCTGCGAATGTGCAGAGGGCGACTACAGCCCAACAGAACAGGACGCCTGCAGTGGGCCAGACAAGGTGATCTGCAGCGGCCGGGGAGACTGTGTGTGCGGACAGTGCGTCTGTCACAATAATGACTTCGGCAAAGTATGGGGGAAGAGATGCGAGTGTGATGATTTCAGCTGCCTGCGCTATAAAGGAGAGCTCTGCTCAG GTCATGGCACTTGTTACTGTGGGTTTTGTCAGTGTGATCCGGACTGGAAAGGGGAAAACTGCAACTGTTCCACTCGAACAGACACCTGTATGTCCAGCTTGGGTCTGCTGTGCAGCGGTcggggtcagtgtgtgtgtggcagctgtGAATGTACTCAACCAGGTGCTTATGGATCTACCTGCGACAAATGTCCCACCTGCCCTGACGCCTGCACACTGAAGAA GGAGTGTGTAGAGTGTAAGCACTTCAAGAGAGGGAAACTCTTCGATGATGATTCCTGCACTCGCATCTGCAGAGATGAAATCAGACTAGTGGATGATCTTG TGTTCCATGATAAGAATGCAGTGAATTGCACCTATAAGGATGAGGACGACTGTGTGCAAAGGTTTCAGTACTACGAGGACAACAGTGGCAAATCCATCTTGTCTCTGGTCAAAGAGCCAG ATTGCCCTAAAGGCCCCGATATCTTGGTGGTGCTGCTGTCAGTAGCTGGTGCCATCTTATTCTTGGGTCTTGCCGCCTTGCTTATCTGGAAACTATTAATAACCATTCATGATCGGCGTGAATTTGCGAAGTTTGAGGAGGAGCGGGCACGAGCTAAGTGGGAAACG GGTCACAATCCCCTTTATAAAGGCGCCACGTCGACATTCACAAACATCACATATCGAGGCAAAGACTGA